From a single Brassica oleracea var. oleracea cultivar TO1000 chromosome C5, BOL, whole genome shotgun sequence genomic region:
- the LOC106344914 gene encoding zinc finger BED domain-containing protein DAYSLEEPER-like: MAAVFDPQFKLSIVECCLGKLDMSTRDANVKNLRDKLSILFETYDKNPRITHLPLSHVRLFRKKLVRQDQWDCLGTTIGIVSGKTPLGAYLEEPPLDITNFQSLDILDWWKDNVHRYGDVAAMACDLLSIPITTVASESSFNEEIDGGGDGEEEKLPTFESIVDGEDEDE; this comes from the exons ATGGCAGCAGTCTTTGATCCACAGTTTAAGCTTTCAATTGTTGAATGTTGTTTAGGAAAGCTTGACATGAGTACACGTGATGCAAATGTGAAGAACTTGCGTGACAAGCTTAGTATTCTGTTTGAGACATACGATAAAAATCCAAGAATAACTCACCTTCCACTGAGCCACGTGAGACTGTTCCGCAAAAAGCTTGTGCGGCAGGATCAATGGGACTGTTTGGGAACTACAAT TGGAATTGTTAGTGGAAAGACACCTCTAGGAGCTTATCTTGAAGAACCACCTTTGGACATTACTAATTTCCAGAGTTTGGACATCCTCGATTGGTGGAAAGATAATGTGCATCGGTATGGTGACGTGGCTGCAATGGCATGTGATCTACTAAGTATTCCAATCACAACAGTGGCTTCGGAGTCCTCCTTCA ATGAAGAAATCGATGGTGGTGGTGATGGTGAAGAAGAGAAATTACCAACATTTGAGTCCATTGTTGATGGGGAAGATGAAGATGAGTAG